CAGCAATCAAAGCTGATGTGTGCCCAGTGTCACGTATTCCAATGGGAAAACAAACTAGACGCGAGTTGGGTGCAGTAACGTTCCAAACTGGCTAATCCAACTGTTGAAACATGAAACGTGGACTTTTGACCGTCTTGCGAACAAACGTTGGAGTACTTAGCTAGGATGAATAAAATGTTAAGAACAAAAAAAATGCATCGTTTGCTCTCGTCAATGAAAATAGGGTTAGGACTGCTGGCACTGATTGGGCTAACCTCCATTATAGGCACCTTGTACGCACCTGATGGTTTTTCTCGCACCTTTTTTTTTAAGATGTTACTGTTGTTCTTGTCTTTCAACATAGGCTTATGCAGTCTTAATCAGCTTGCTAGATGCCTAAAAGCCGGTGTAAAGGGCCGAACGGCAAATCTCTCCAGACAATTGGCATTGCTGTTACTGCACGGCGGAGTGGCGTTAGTTTTAGTTAGTATGGTCGTTAACTCCTATTTCGGATACAGTGGGGAGCTGCGAATTGTTCAAGGAAGTAAGGAAAACATTGCTAAAGTAATACCAACCGAAAAACAGTTATTTCTTATGCTGGATACCTTCAAAATTGAGTTTAATATCGATGGCTCGCCTTCTCAGTATTATTCATATGTGACTGTATTGGACAAAAACAGCGTACAAGGGCATTATTGTCTGAGCGTCAACCATCCCCTTAATTATGGGAAAATTAAAATCTATCAGCAGAGTTTTGGGTACCTGGTTAAAGTTGAAGCTGAATCTTGTACAGGAGAAAAAGTGGAGAAGTTGTTGTATGAAGGGCAATCTTTACAGGTACCTGGTACAGGAAGAACAGTAAAAATGTACAAATATATTCCCAATTTCGACCCTGCCTATGGCATGATCTCAAAAACGCTCAGACCCGACAACCCAAGGATGTTGTTCTCCGTATATGAAGGTGGGACGCTTGTAGGAGTGGGAGTAGCGTCACAGGATGAAAAGATAAGTGTTGACGATAGCCCAGCGCATGTAAGATTTCGAGGGGTGCAACCGTTTACGATACTCAAAGTCAAGTCGGACCCGGGGCTACCCCTAGCCGCTATAGGTGGAGTAATGTTGATAGTAGGGGTATGCCTGTCAGGATATCCGAGGAAGGCCGACAGGAGAAAAGAACTGTCAGCATCTTTGAAAGCAGACTCAGAATCAGTCGATAGCATCGTAGATAACCCGCAGTAAACCCAGTCGCTTGGGTCTACAATAAAAAACGCGAGGTGCTTTTAGATGAATGCATTGAGTCGGCTACTTTTATACGTCACGCCAATACTGTATCTATCTGCTTCGATTTGTTACTTTAAGGGTTCTAGGAATAAACGGATAGTTCAGACGGCTTTTGCTCTTTCTGTCATCGCTTTCGTTTTCAACCTGTCGGTGTTAGTAATTCGCGCCATTGAAGCTGGCAGACTGCCGCTGGCTAACGGAAGCGAGTTTTTACTAGGTTTTGTCTGTACTACGGTATTGATGTACTTAATATATCAGATGAAAACTAAGACGGGAAACGTAGGAGGAATGGTCACGCTCATGGCCTCGCTATTGCTCCTGTCAGTAGCAATTTTGACTCCCGACCAACTTGAATACGTAAGCCCCCTTCTTCCCGCTTTGAAAAGTCCTTGGTTAGCAATACATGTATTAAGCGCAGTCACTGCATACAGCGGTTTCACGTTGGCGGCCGGGCTAGCCTTATTTCAACTAACAAGAACAAATTCATTTGGGGAAGAAGACAACGTATACAAAGTCGTAGCTACCGCTTTCGCTTTGCTATCCTTGTCAATAGTGTCGGGTGCCGTCTGGGCAGAGCAGGTCTGGGGCAACTATTGGTCTTGGGACCCTAAGGAAACCTGGTCTCTTGCAACCTGGATTGTTTATGCACTATATCTCCACCTGCGCTGGCGAAGGGGGTGGAAAGGTAAAAATGCAAATATATTAGTAGTAGTCGGATTCGTCCTAATACTGTTCACGTTCTTTGGAGTAAACTATTTACTGCCGGGGTTACACAGTTATGCTCTAAAGTCGGCGGTGCAGATATGGATTGCCTGAATGAATTGGTTTTGAACAGTGGTCCGCAACAGCTATCAAGGAGATGAGAATATGTGATATTGTCACTGCTTAATTTTGCCGAGAATTCGATCGTCAAGCCTCATCAACATAGCCACTACCTCGGCCCGGGTCGCTGGTCGGTCGGGGTAGAACAAGCCCGACTCATCCACAGAGACTATGCCTTCCTCAAGAGCCTGTTTGATGTCCTGCTCCGCCCAGTGTCCTTTTATATCCTTGGCAGTCAACGAACCGGAATCAGTCAGACGCGCGAGCTCGGCTTTCACATCCGCGATGAATCCCCGCCAACCAGAAGCAGCGTCGGTGAACCCGAATTCCCGAGCCGTATTATCGTCGACAAAATAACGAGGACAGTCCTTCCCGGTAACGTCATAGTGTCTCCATAGGTCACCGGTCCCCAGGTTGTGCCGTTTCAACACCTCTGCCGCCAGTTGAACCGTTTGTTTATATGTTTTGGCAAAATCCCCATCTCGGTTCACGCACATCTCGATCCCGATGGTAGTGGAATTCGGGTACGAACCGAGTATCCGCAGGGCCTTTTCGGTGTACTTCTGGCCTCCTACGTGATAGGCCATCTCGTTCTCCGGCACACACTGCACTACTTCTGAATCATCAACTGTGTAATGAGCCGCCACCTTCTTTTCCGGATGATTCTCAAAGTAATCCCGGTTACGCCTAGCATTAGCTCCATACGAACGGTTAGCGGTCCAGTGAATGACCAGCCCCTTGGGGGTTATATTGCGGCCGGGGCGACCGCCCTTACCCACAGTCAACCACAGTTTCTCGATCCTCACAACAGGCACCCCTCTTTCCGCACCTTCTCTTCCCGCTCATGATTAGACGTTAAAAAACTTGGAAACCGGCCGAGGCCTATTTCACTACAGTTTATACCACCCCGCCGGTTTTGGTGCCTGCTACCTGCCTGATAGCATCAACTCGCCCAGAGTTTTTCCAACTGGTAGTATTCCCTCTCTTGCTGGCGAAAAACGTGTACAATTACCGAGCCGTAGTCCAGCACAATCCATCGCCCCTCATTGAAACCCTCCCGCCTCAACGCACGGTATCCCTCTTCCAAGAGCATGTCCTCTATATTTTCGGCAATCATCTTGACCTGGATGGTACTCCGACCGCTCGCTATTACAAAGTAATCTGCCAGCACCGTCATCTCTCTAACATCTAACACCACCACGTCAACGGCCTTTTCCTCCGAAGCAACGTCGGCAATCCTCTTCGCCAACTCCCAGTCTGTCAAAAACCTAGCCCCCTCACGCCTCCCCCAACGGGGTGCAAGATCTCGAAAAACCTCTATACCTAATGGTTATTCTACCATACTGTCTAACTCGCGCAAAGCTCGCAGAAAACGGTTCCGAACCTTCACCGTTCGGGGGTGAATAAGCCTGCCCTGTTCCAAACAGTAACGCAAGGTGAGGTCAAGCCCGTATACCATCGCCCTATCCAAATTCCGCTCCGCCAAGCACTTGAGACGCTCCAGTCCCGGGTAGTCCCTCCCGGGCTCAAGCATATCGGCCAAGAAGATTATCTTGTCTAAAACGGTCATTTCTAAATCCCCGAGAGTGTGCTTGGCAACAGCTGAAAGTAACTCCTCGTCTTCGATCCCCAATCGTTCTCTCAAAAGAAACGCTCCGACCGGCGCGTGCAGAAGATCCGGAACCAGCTTCTCAACCTCGTCGGTAAGCAGGCCATTTCGAACAGCAATCGCCAGCAATTCTGCCCCCGATATGCCTTTAGCGTAATCGTGTAAGATGCCTGCCATGTAAGCCTGAAATGGATCGGTTCCAAACCTCTCAGCCATTTCTCGCGCTACCCGGGCCACACCCAAAGAGTGTTCGTAGCGTCGGGGTGAAAGCTTGTTCTTTATCTCTTTTTCGGCTTGTTCAGGGGTAAGTCCTATCATGATTCATATCACTCCCGGTAGAACCCATGTTCCCGAATATAATCCTCCACCGGCCTCGGCAAGAGATACCTCACCGGCTTGCCGGTAGCAATGCGATATCGAAGATCGGTGGAAGAAATATGCAGTCCAGGCACTTCAATGACTCGAAGGTTCCTCCAGAACTCTGCAGGCAAACCTTTGAGCCTTTCGTCGTCTTCCTTGAGCTCAAACCCCGGACGAACCGCGGTTATAAACCGGCAGAGTTTAATTAGTTCACCGACATCTTTCCAAGATTTTAGATCTAACAGGGCATCGAGACCGGTGATAAAGTAGATCTCTGCCTCCGGGTATTCGAAACGAAAGTAGCGCACCGTATCAATGGCATATGAATAACCTGGCCGGTCTATTTCTGCCTTCGAAACCTCAAAAAAAGGATTGTCCTTGATTGCCAGTCGCACCATCTCGTAGCGGTAGTTCTCACCCAAAACCGTTTCCCTGTGCTTGTGGGGGGGCCGGGCTGAAGGAATAAAAATGACCCGGTCCAATTCGCACTCATACCGGGCGCATTCAGCCAGAACCAGGTGCCCGTAATGCACAGGATCAAAGGTGCCCCCGAATAGCCCTATTCGCTTGAAAATGCTTGCTTGCTGCTGGCTCAAGTCTCCTCATCCTAACCTCGGATTTGTCACATTAGGACTATCCTCTAATTATTGGTAAAGAGTCTGCACCAGTGATAGAGAAATCAAAAAGCGCTATATCTTTCTTCCCCCGAATACTGAAATTAATTATAATGTAAAGGATAACGCTCCGGAAGGAAATTCACCATGGAACGGGACATCGTATTAGTATTTCATAACCAGGGACTTCGCAGCTACATCGAAGTTGACCTATGCCCGCAGTGCCCCCGGCTTAACGATAAAGGGTGTTGCGGTTATTACTCGCCCGTATTTTATCCTACAGACCTGGCCTATATTATTCTTAATCGGCCCGGGCTGGTAGATCATATCTTCAGCCTACCACACCTGACAATCTTGGACGCTTCGGTAACGGTTAACAGCCTGGTTGACGATGACGGTTACCGCTGCCAATTTCATTCCCGTCAAACCGGGTGTCTTCTCCCGATGATGCTGCGCGAATCGGTTTGCCGCCATTTCGTTTGTCCCGGGATAGGCTGGTGGGAAGAAGAGTCCCTATCCCATTGGAAACTCTTCTTTGACCAGCTCGCAGAATATGAAATAGCAGTCAACAACCGTATATCCGGCGAATTGAAACGGCGGGGGTTGACCTTACGGGTGCCCGAACTCCGCCCTACCTTTTATCGGGAGCTAATGCCTCTATTTAAGAAAGAAACCGAAGCAAAACCCGGTTTTTTCTCCCTGTGCCCAGACCGGGAAAAGGTGGTTCTCCGGCGTCGGTTATCGTTTGGTAAGGATTGGTGTCTGTAGCTTTCGATTAATATGGAGGTGTCGTTTTCGTGAACTGGAACCGCAATCAAAAAATGTTAGATAACGTCCTTCAATGCATAGGTTTGACGCCGCTCGTCAGGCTGAATCGTTTGGCCGAAGGCTTAAAGCCGGTCATAGCCGTCAAGCTGGAATACACTAACCCCAGCGGTAGCCTCAAAGACCGGGTAGTATATCAAATCGTCGAAGATGCGGAAAAAAGAGGCGAGCTGAAACCGGGTATGATCCTTCTGGAAGGGACGACCGGCAATACCGGCATCGCCACCTGCATGGTCGGGGCTGCCAAAGGCTACAAGGTCATCATCGTCATGCCGGAGGGTATGAGTGAAGAGAGGAAGAAAACAATCCTAGCCTACGGGGCTGAACTTGTCTTGACTCCAGGAGCCGAAACCGATGTGGATCTGGTTTTGGAAGAAGTAGAACGGCAGAAACAGAAGTATCCCGGGCGGGTGTTTGAGGTCGGTCAGTTCGTGAGAAGTCAAAACGTAGAAAGCCACTACGAGACTACTGGGCCTGAGATCTGGGAACAAACAGGGGGAACGGTCGATGTCTTCATAATGTGCCAAGGCACCGGAGGCACGGTTACCGGTACTGCCAAGTTCCTAAAAGAGAAAAATCCAAACGTAAAGGTGTTTATCTCCGAGCCTATAGAATCCCCTATTCTGGCCGAGGGCAGGATTGGCCAGCACAAGATCCAGGGCATAGCCGACGGTCTGATACCACCGATCCTGGATTTCGAATACATCGACGGCATCATCCAGGTCCCATCAGACGAGGCCATAGCCGTTGCCCGCGATCTTGCGAGCAAGGAAGGCATGTTCTGCGGCATCTCCTCAGGATGTAACGTGGCTGCTGCGCTGAAGGCCGCCAAGGTATTCCCTGACGCCCGGTGTATTGTTACGGTGATAAACGACAACGGCTTGCGTTACTTCTCTACCGAGCTATGCGGGGTTCCCCGCACCCAGCCACCCCTGGACAGGGAATATAAGGTATCGGACGAAGATTGGATTCGGATTAAAAGCCGCAACTTGACCATAATAAGGTGAGAACTGAGAACTCGAAAAAAAGACGCTGATTTACGCAGACCGTTTTAACATAATAACGTTTTATCTGCGTTAATCAGCGTCTGGTTCAAACATACGCCTGGGCTCTACCTTAAAAACTCGCTCTCTTTCCTGCGGAAGAACAGCAAGTAAATTATTTCCAAGACACCGACGGTATTGAGAACCAGCAGCGCGATGTACCAGGCGAGTTGCCGTCCCCTGGCGGCGTGCCACAGGGCAATACCCTTCCAGACAACACTCCAAACGATGACAGCCCAAAGAACCGCCTGGTGCTCGGCGATGTACTGGGCCACAGAATTAAGAAACACGACATCCACCTCCTATATTCTTCATACGCCAGCAGAGCACCTTAAATCCGCGTGCTCATTCCCTTATCTGCCCGCTGCCAAAGACTATGAATTTCGTGCTTGTCAGCTCTTCCAGCCCCATCGGCCCCCGCGCGTGCAGCTTCTGGGTGCTTATCCCCATCTCAGCCCCAAAGCCGAATTGGAAACCGTCGGTGAATCGGGTGGAGGCGTTCACGAAAACGCAGGCGGCATCCACTGCAGCCAAGAACCGCCTAGCGTTGTCATAATCCTTGGTAACGATGGCTTCTGTATGCATGGTGCCGTAGCGGTTAATATGACTTATCGCCTCTTCCAGGCTGTTAACCACGCGAATGGCCAGTATCAGGTCCAAATACTCGGTCTCCCAGTCTTGTTCGGTAGCCGGCTTTACCCCCGGTACGATAGCCCGGGTCCGTTCACAACCCCGCAACTCTACCCCTCGCTGGAGCAATTCCGCGCACGCCCCCGGCAGAAACTTTTCCGCAATTTTCTCATGTACAAGTAGGGTTTCGGTAGCATTGCAGACTGAAGGGCGCTGGGTCTTGGCGTTTATGATTATTCGGGTCGCCATTTCTACATCGGCAAACTCGTCCACATATGTATGGCAGTTGCCCATTCCCGTCATAATGACCGGTACCGTCGCGTTGGCCTGCACCGCCTCTTTAAGTCCTTTGCCGCCCCGCGGAATCAAAACATCGAGAAACTCATTCATGCGCATCAGCTCGATGGCATCTTCGCGGCTCGCACTATCCACGAACTGAATAGCTCCTTCCGGAATTCCGCAATTCTGGGCTGCCCCGGCGATGATGCGAGCTATAGCCCGGTTGGAATTGATAGCCTCTTCTCCACCCCTAAGCAGAATCGCATTCCCCGTTTTCAGACACAGGCTGGCTGCATCCGCGGTCACATTGGGACGTGACTCGTAGATTATTCCGATGACCCCTAAAGGTACCCTCATCCGCCCGATCTCCAGCCCATTTGGCCGCCTCCACATCTTTATAACCTCGCCGATCGGGTCAGGCAGCGAAGCTACATCTTCCACTCCCGCAGCCATATCCTCGATCCTGGCCTCGGTCAACAACAAGCGATCCAGCAGCGCGGCAGTTAATCCTTGTTTGCGACCGTTTTCCATATCGACGGCGTTAGCAGCCAGGATCTCGCTTTTTTCCTCTCTGAGGGCCCGGGCCATGGCCATCAAGGCCTTGTTCTTCTGAGAAGTCGAAGCTGTGGCCAAGATGCGGGCCGCTTCCCTCGCTTTTCTCCCCATTTCGTACAATTGCATTTTCATGAAAATACGAACACCCCTTTCCAAGACTTCTGCCGGTCCTTAACCTTCGAAGGTCGTTGCTTTATTTTAACACTTAACACTCCTCTTCAAAAACCGCAAGACACGAAAGAGCTGCCACGGAACCGATCCTGTGGCAGCTCTTTCCTTCAGATCAACGGTGGTACCAGCTTTCATATAACCTGGGCGATGCCATCCTGGGAGTATTTCTCCCGTAGTTTGGGCTTTTCAATCTTGCCCGTCGGGTTACGCGGGATCTTATCGAAAAATACCTGTCGTGGCCGTTTGTATCTAGGCAATGCTTCGCAAAAGGCAAGTATAGAGTCTTCTGTCAAATCTCGTCCCGGCTTCACTTCGATGACAGCCACCGGGATCTCGCCTAGCCTGCGGTCAGGCATTCCTATCACCGCTGCGTCTTTTATGTCGTCATGGGTGCGCAGAAAATCTTCGATTTCGACCGGGTAGATATTCTCTCCCCCTGAGATAACCACATCTTTCTTGCGGTCAACCAGGTAGATAAAACCGTCCTTGTCCTGGCGTGCCATGTCACCCGTGTAAAGCCAACCATCTTTGAGGGTACTCTTCGTGGCTTCCGGATCCTTATAATACCCTTTCATCACTCCGGGCCCCCTCACTATCAACTCGCCGACTTTACCACGAGGTAC
The sequence above is drawn from the Syntrophothermus lipocalidus DSM 12680 genome and encodes:
- the rsfS gene encoding ribosome silencing factor, with product MTDWELAKRIADVASEEKAVDVVVLDVREMTVLADYFVIASGRSTIQVKMIAENIEDMLLEEGYRALRREGFNEGRWIVLDYGSVIVHVFRQQEREYYQLEKLWAS
- the ccsA gene encoding cytochrome c biogenesis protein CcsA; the encoded protein is MNALSRLLLYVTPILYLSASICYFKGSRNKRIVQTAFALSVIAFVFNLSVLVIRAIEAGRLPLANGSEFLLGFVCTTVLMYLIYQMKTKTGNVGGMVTLMASLLLLSVAILTPDQLEYVSPLLPALKSPWLAIHVLSAVTAYSGFTLAAGLALFQLTRTNSFGEEDNVYKVVATAFALLSLSIVSGAVWAEQVWGNYWSWDPKETWSLATWIVYALYLHLRWRRGWKGKNANILVVVGFVLILFTFFGVNYLLPGLHSYALKSAVQIWIA
- a CDS encoding PLP-dependent cysteine synthase family protein; its protein translation is MNWNRNQKMLDNVLQCIGLTPLVRLNRLAEGLKPVIAVKLEYTNPSGSLKDRVVYQIVEDAEKRGELKPGMILLEGTTGNTGIATCMVGAAKGYKVIIVMPEGMSEERKKTILAYGAELVLTPGAETDVDLVLEEVERQKQKYPGRVFEVGQFVRSQNVESHYETTGPEIWEQTGGTVDVFIMCQGTGGTVTGTAKFLKEKNPNVKVFISEPIESPILAEGRIGQHKIQGIADGLIPPILDFEYIDGIIQVPSDEAIAVARDLASKEGMFCGISSGCNVAAALKAAKVFPDARCIVTVINDNGLRYFSTELCGVPRTQPPLDREYKVSDEDWIRIKSRNLTIIR
- a CDS encoding N-acetylmuramoyl-L-alanine amidase produces the protein MRIEKLWLTVGKGGRPGRNITPKGLVIHWTANRSYGANARRNRDYFENHPEKKVAAHYTVDDSEVVQCVPENEMAYHVGGQKYTEKALRILGSYPNSTTIGIEMCVNRDGDFAKTYKQTVQLAAEVLKRHNLGTGDLWRHYDVTGKDCPRYFVDDNTAREFGFTDAASGWRGFIADVKAELARLTDSGSLTAKDIKGHWAEQDIKQALEEGIVSVDESGLFYPDRPATRAEVVAMLMRLDDRILGKIKQ
- a CDS encoding glutamate-5-semialdehyde dehydrogenase is translated as MQLYEMGRKAREAARILATASTSQKNKALMAMARALREEKSEILAANAVDMENGRKQGLTAALLDRLLLTEARIEDMAAGVEDVASLPDPIGEVIKMWRRPNGLEIGRMRVPLGVIGIIYESRPNVTADAASLCLKTGNAILLRGGEEAINSNRAIARIIAGAAQNCGIPEGAIQFVDSASREDAIELMRMNEFLDVLIPRGGKGLKEAVQANATVPVIMTGMGNCHTYVDEFADVEMATRIIINAKTQRPSVCNATETLLVHEKIAEKFLPGACAELLQRGVELRGCERTRAIVPGVKPATEQDWETEYLDLILAIRVVNSLEEAISHINRYGTMHTEAIVTKDYDNARRFLAAVDAACVFVNASTRFTDGFQFGFGAEMGISTQKLHARGPMGLEELTSTKFIVFGSGQIRE
- a CDS encoding DUF5652 family protein, which encodes MFLNSVAQYIAEHQAVLWAVIVWSVVWKGIALWHAARGRQLAWYIALLVLNTVGVLEIIYLLFFRRKESEFLR
- the nadD gene encoding nicotinate-nucleotide adenylyltransferase; the protein is MSQQQASIFKRIGLFGGTFDPVHYGHLVLAECARYECELDRVIFIPSARPPHKHRETVLGENYRYEMVRLAIKDNPFFEVSKAEIDRPGYSYAIDTVRYFRFEYPEAEIYFITGLDALLDLKSWKDVGELIKLCRFITAVRPGFELKEDDERLKGLPAEFWRNLRVIEVPGLHISSTDLRYRIATGKPVRYLLPRPVEDYIREHGFYRE
- a CDS encoding cytochrome c biogenesis protein ResB produces the protein MNKMLRTKKMHRLLSSMKIGLGLLALIGLTSIIGTLYAPDGFSRTFFFKMLLLFLSFNIGLCSLNQLARCLKAGVKGRTANLSRQLALLLLHGGVALVLVSMVVNSYFGYSGELRIVQGSKENIAKVIPTEKQLFLMLDTFKIEFNIDGSPSQYYSYVTVLDKNSVQGHYCLSVNHPLNYGKIKIYQQSFGYLVKVEAESCTGEKVEKLLYEGQSLQVPGTGRTVKMYKYIPNFDPAYGMISKTLRPDNPRMLFSVYEGGTLVGVGVASQDEKISVDDSPAHVRFRGVQPFTILKVKSDPGLPLAAIGGVMLIVGVCLSGYPRKADRRKELSASLKADSESVDSIVDNPQ
- the yqeK gene encoding bis(5'-nucleosyl)-tetraphosphatase (symmetrical) YqeK, which produces MIGLTPEQAEKEIKNKLSPRRYEHSLGVARVAREMAERFGTDPFQAYMAGILHDYAKGISGAELLAIAVRNGLLTDEVEKLVPDLLHAPVGAFLLRERLGIEDEELLSAVAKHTLGDLEMTVLDKIIFLADMLEPGRDYPGLERLKCLAERNLDRAMVYGLDLTLRYCLEQGRLIHPRTVKVRNRFLRALRELDSMVE